A genomic stretch from Sceloporus undulatus isolate JIND9_A2432 ecotype Alabama chromosome 5, SceUnd_v1.1, whole genome shotgun sequence includes:
- the LOC121930331 gene encoding adenylate kinase 8-like isoform X2, whose amino-acid sequence MDASSKPHRIPPAMGIYAERHNIFQLMQALWLCKHLSATYLCPEELLRNKLLHRSREALVHQKREGKVPSDLWASMLEERLGDVDCVKLGWVLDGFPETRKQALQLQSVGIAPRHVVILKAPDMVLVERNLGKLVDPLTHEVYHTTFDWPIDFTVQKRLVRPDGISPKATARRLLESHRNIPGILQTYPNNHKIINADQPCADVFAQTLNFVQSRPHSEAPYTPRVLLLGPPGSGKSLQAALLVQKYRLVNVCFGDLLREQVAGRTAMGDLIKPFFGSGYPVNDSIALRVLKDRLAQPDCLSRGWVLHGFPRDVDQAVLMKQMGFEPNRVFFLNLPTDVAMQRLCQRATDPASGERYHTVFKPPSDEEVHHRLRRNPRDTPSRVERKAEVYARQVVDLEEYYEHAIFLNADQDPYTIFENIESRLVKPLPVTPARMQFAASPEGHL is encoded by the exons ATGGATGCCTCCAGCAAGCCCCACCGTATCCCTCCGGCAATGGGCATCTACGCTGAGAGGCACAACATCTTCCAGCTCATGCAA GCCCTCTGGCTCTGCAAGCACCTCAGTGCCACCTACCTCTGCCCAGAGGAGCTCCTGAGGAACAAACTCCTCCACAGGTCCAGAGAGGCTTTGGTGCACCAGAAGCGCGAAGGGAAGGTCCCCAGTGACCTCTGGGCCTCCATGCTGGAGGAACGCTTGGGCGACGTGGACTGCGTGAAGCTCGGCTGGGTCCTGGACGGGTTCCCCGAGACGCGGAAGCAGGCCCTGCAGCTCCAGTCAGTGGGCATTGCCCCCCGCCACGTGGTCATCCTGAAGGCCCCAGACATGGTGCTGGTGGAGAGGAACCTGGGCAAGCTGGTGGACCCCCTCACCCACGAGGTCTACCACACCACCTTCGACTGGCCCATCGACTTCACGGTCCAGAAGCGCTTGGTGCGGCCTGACGGCATCTCACCCAAGGCCACTGCCCGGCGCCTGCTGGAGAGCCACCGGAACATCCCAGGCATTCTCCAGACCTACCCAAATAACCACAAGATCATCAATGCCGACCAGCCCTGTGCGGACGTCTTTGCCCAGACCCTGAACTTTGTCCAGAGCCGACCCCACTCCGAGGCCCCCTACACCCCCCGGGTCCTGCTCCTGGGACCGCCAGGCAGCGGGAAGAGCCTCCAGGCGGCCCTCTTGGTCCAGAAGTATAGACTGGTCAATGTCTGCTTTGGGGACCTTCTGCGGGAGCAGGTTGCCGGCCGGACGGCCATGGGCGACCTCATCAAGCCCTTCTTTGGGAGTGGCTACCCAGTGAACGACAGCATCGCCCTACGGGTGCTCAAGGACCGCCTGGCCCAGCCGGACTGTTTGAGCCGTGGCTGGGTGCTCCATGGCTTCCCCCGCGACGTAGACCAGGCCGTTCTGATGAAGCAGATGGGCTTTGAGCCCAACCGGGTCTTCTTCCTCAACCTGCCTACCGACGTGGCCATGCAGCGCCTCTGCCAGCGGGCCACGGACCCTGCCTCGGGAGAGCGCTACCACACCGTCTTCAAGCCACCTTCGGATGAGGAGGTCCACCACCGGCTGCGCAGGAACCCCCGGGATACGCCATCCCGTGTGGAGAGGAAGGCCGAGGTCTATGCCCGCCAGGTGGTAGACCTGGAGGAGTACTATGAGCATGCCATCTTCCTCAATGCCGACCAGGACCCCTACACCATCTTCGAGAACATTGAGAGCCGCCTGGTCAAGCCGCTTCCGGTCACCCCAGCCAGGATGCAGTTCGCTGCCAGCCCCGAGGGACACCTGTGA
- the LOC121930331 gene encoding adenylate kinase 8-like isoform X1: MDASSKPHRIPPAMGIYAERHNIFQLMQNMTEALLIYQPQDPIEFMIEHLKKDNDEVPSVFVLGPPASGKTTIALWLCKHLSATYLCPEELLRNKLLHRSREALVHQKREGKVPSDLWASMLEERLGDVDCVKLGWVLDGFPETRKQALQLQSVGIAPRHVVILKAPDMVLVERNLGKLVDPLTHEVYHTTFDWPIDFTVQKRLVRPDGISPKATARRLLESHRNIPGILQTYPNNHKIINADQPCADVFAQTLNFVQSRPHSEAPYTPRVLLLGPPGSGKSLQAALLVQKYRLVNVCFGDLLREQVAGRTAMGDLIKPFFGSGYPVNDSIALRVLKDRLAQPDCLSRGWVLHGFPRDVDQAVLMKQMGFEPNRVFFLNLPTDVAMQRLCQRATDPASGERYHTVFKPPSDEEVHHRLRRNPRDTPSRVERKAEVYARQVVDLEEYYEHAIFLNADQDPYTIFENIESRLVKPLPVTPARMQFAASPEGHL; the protein is encoded by the coding sequence ATGGATGCCTCCAGCAAGCCCCACCGTATCCCTCCGGCAATGGGCATCTACGCTGAGAGGCACAACATCTTCCAGCTCATGCAAAACATGACGGAAGCCCTCCTCATCTACCAGCCTCAGGATCCCATCGAGTTCATGATTGAGCACCTGAAGAAAGACAACGACGAGGTGCCCTCCGTCTTCGTCCTGGGGCCGCCAGCCTCGGGGAAGACCACTATTGCCCTCTGGCTCTGCAAGCACCTCAGTGCCACCTACCTCTGCCCAGAGGAGCTCCTGAGGAACAAACTCCTCCACAGGTCCAGAGAGGCTTTGGTGCACCAGAAGCGCGAAGGGAAGGTCCCCAGTGACCTCTGGGCCTCCATGCTGGAGGAACGCTTGGGCGACGTGGACTGCGTGAAGCTCGGCTGGGTCCTGGACGGGTTCCCCGAGACGCGGAAGCAGGCCCTGCAGCTCCAGTCAGTGGGCATTGCCCCCCGCCACGTGGTCATCCTGAAGGCCCCAGACATGGTGCTGGTGGAGAGGAACCTGGGCAAGCTGGTGGACCCCCTCACCCACGAGGTCTACCACACCACCTTCGACTGGCCCATCGACTTCACGGTCCAGAAGCGCTTGGTGCGGCCTGACGGCATCTCACCCAAGGCCACTGCCCGGCGCCTGCTGGAGAGCCACCGGAACATCCCAGGCATTCTCCAGACCTACCCAAATAACCACAAGATCATCAATGCCGACCAGCCCTGTGCGGACGTCTTTGCCCAGACCCTGAACTTTGTCCAGAGCCGACCCCACTCCGAGGCCCCCTACACCCCCCGGGTCCTGCTCCTGGGACCGCCAGGCAGCGGGAAGAGCCTCCAGGCGGCCCTCTTGGTCCAGAAGTATAGACTGGTCAATGTCTGCTTTGGGGACCTTCTGCGGGAGCAGGTTGCCGGCCGGACGGCCATGGGCGACCTCATCAAGCCCTTCTTTGGGAGTGGCTACCCAGTGAACGACAGCATCGCCCTACGGGTGCTCAAGGACCGCCTGGCCCAGCCGGACTGTTTGAGCCGTGGCTGGGTGCTCCATGGCTTCCCCCGCGACGTAGACCAGGCCGTTCTGATGAAGCAGATGGGCTTTGAGCCCAACCGGGTCTTCTTCCTCAACCTGCCTACCGACGTGGCCATGCAGCGCCTCTGCCAGCGGGCCACGGACCCTGCCTCGGGAGAGCGCTACCACACCGTCTTCAAGCCACCTTCGGATGAGGAGGTCCACCACCGGCTGCGCAGGAACCCCCGGGATACGCCATCCCGTGTGGAGAGGAAGGCCGAGGTCTATGCCCGCCAGGTGGTAGACCTGGAGGAGTACTATGAGCATGCCATCTTCCTCAATGCCGACCAGGACCCCTACACCATCTTCGAGAACATTGAGAGCCGCCTGGTCAAGCCGCTTCCGGTCACCCCAGCCAGGATGCAGTTCGCTGCCAGCCCCGAGGGACACCTGTGA